The following coding sequences lie in one Musa acuminata AAA Group cultivar baxijiao chromosome BXJ3-1, Cavendish_Baxijiao_AAA, whole genome shotgun sequence genomic window:
- the LOC135629080 gene encoding extra-large guanine nucleotide-binding protein 3-like: MASATEEGTERGSWEAALRRLLPHGAPLPDEEHLDYSISVGCDFPPAPHHVSEVESLEPRGASASVAGGCGHSLPGGPRFNRRRSGDPPRRMPAERARSSSVACAFAEPEGGALRSGARTSSARGISSFSGSARPVAVTFGAEKDSEEDVAGGATAAEPAPARERRRGVCFRCGKGNILKEREACLVCDARYCSNCVLKAMGSMPEGRKCVSCIGRPIDESKRSGLGKCSKMLSKLCSPLEIRQVMKAERECPANQLRPEQLVVNGRPLQQEELDEVLGCSMPPQKLRPGRYWYDKDSGLWGKEGERPDRIISSKLDIGGKLQSDASNGNTQVYINGREITRIELKVLKLANVQCPRDTHFWVYDDGSYEEEGQNNIRGKIWEKASTRLICSLFKLPTPPENPPGSKEDSAAFSVRSVPEYLEQKRVQKLLLLGLEGSGTSTIFKQAKYLYGNQFSPEEMQNMKLMIQSSLYRYLSTLLEGREHFEDEALEGKRAGSLHYNASANGLGGSEAQKHNECVYSINQRLKHFSDWLLQIMAMGDLDAFFPAATREYAPVVEEAWKHPAIQETYKRRNELHFLPDVASYFLDRAVEISSNEYEPTEKDILYAEGFSRCNGLAFIEFSLDDRSQISQHIECPHPQTKYQLIRVNTRGLNEGCKLLEMFEDVRAIVFCVSLSDYDQMWPQSSGELCNKMMASKDLFESVVNHSSFRETPFVLLLNKYDAFEEKISRVPLTVCEWFADFSPVKARDTNQSLANHAYYYIAVKFKDLYASISNRKLFVFQMKARERATVHEGFKYIQEVLKWDDVKDENVYGILDESFYSTDISSSPFFK; encoded by the exons ATGGCGTCTGCGACGGAGGAGGGGACGGAGAGAGGCTCGTGGGAGGCGGCGCTGCGGAGGTTGCTCCCGCACGGCGCGCCGCTCCCCGACGAGGAGCACCTCGACTACTCCATCTCCGTCGGGTGCGACTTTCCCCCGGCCCCCCACCACGTCTCCGAGGTGGAGTCTCTGGAGCCCCGCGGTGCCTCCGCTTCCGTTGCCGGTGGTTGTGGCCACTCCCTCCCCGGTGGGCCTCGGTTCAACCGCCGACGAAGCGGCGACCCGCCTCGGAGGATGCCAGCTGAGAGGGCTAGGTCGTCTTCCGTCGCGTGCGCGTTTGCGGAGCCCGAAGGCGGCGCGTTGCGGTCCGGCGCCAGGACTTCCTCGGCACGTGGCATCAGTTCTTTCTCCGGTTCGGCGCGACCCGTGGCGGTTACATTCGGCGCGGAGAAGGATTCGGAGGAGGACGTAGCCGGAGGCGCCACCGCCGCGGAGCCGGCGCCggcgagggagaggaggaggggcGTCTGCTTTCGGTGCGGGAAAGGTAACATCCTGAAGGAGAGGGAGGCATGCTTGGTGTGCGACGCGAGGTACTGCAGCAATTGTGTGCTGAAGGCCATGGGGTCAATGCCTGAGGGGAGAAAATGTGTGAGCTGCATTGGTCGTCCGATTGACGAGTCCAAAAGGTCGGGGCTTGGTAAGTGCTCTAAGATGCTGTCTAAGCTGTGCAGCCCGTTGGAGATCAGGCAGGTCATGAAGGCGGAGAGGGAATGCCCTGCGAACCAACTCAGACCAGAGCAATTGGTTGTCAATGGCCGGCCATTGCAGCAGGAGGAGCTCGATGAAGTCTTGGGGTGCTCGATGCCGCCTCAGAAACTGAGGCCTGGGAGATATTGGTATGACAAGGATTCAGGACTCTGGGGGAAG GAAGGTGAGAGGCCTGACAGGATTATAAGTTCGAAACTCGATATAGGAGGAAAGTTACAGTCAGATGCAAGCAATGGTAACACACAGGTGTATATCAATGGACGAGAAATTACAAGGATAGAACTCAAGGTTCTTAAG TTGGCGAATGTGCAATGCCCACGAGATACTCATTTCTGGGTATATGATGATGGTTCTTATGAGGAAGAGGGTCAGAATAACATAAGGGGAAAGATATGGGAAAAG GCATCTACTCGTCTCATATGTTCATTGTTCAAATTGCCTACACCTCCTGAGAATCCTCCTGGGTCGAAGGAAGATTCAGCTGCATTTTCAGTCAGGTCTGTGCCAGAGTATCTGGAACAAAAAAGAGTCCAGAAGCTTTTGTTACTTGGCTTAGAGGGCTCAGGAACCAGCACCATCTTTAAACAG GCAAAATACTTGTACGGAAACCAATTCTCTCCTGAAGAAATGCAAAATATGAAGCTTATGATTCAAAGCAGCCTGTACAGATACCTTAGCACTTTGCTTGAAGGACGTGAGCATTTTGAAGATGAGGCTTTAGAGGGGAAAAGAGCTGGTTCACTGCATTATAATGCATCCGCTAATGGTCTAG GTGGAAGTGAAGCACAAAAACATAACGAGTGTGTTTACTCGATCAACCAACGATTAAAACATTTTTCTGATTGGCTGCTTCAGATTATGGCTATGGGTGATCTAGATGCCTTTTTTCCTGCTGCAACTCGTGAATATGCACCTGtagtggaggaggcttggaagcatcctgcaattcaagagacatataagAGAAGAAATGAATTGCATTTTCTTCCTGATGTAGCCAGCTACTTTCTAGATCGG GCTGTAGAAATATCTAGCAATGAGTATGAACCTACTGAGAAAGACATCCTATATGCCGAAGGATTTAGCCGATGCAATGGCCTTGCTTTTATTGAGTTTTCTTTGGATGATAGGAGTCAAATCTCTCAGCATATTGAATGCCCGCATCCCCAAACAAA GTACCAGCTGATTCGTGTAAATACCAGAGGGTTAAATGAAGGCTGCAAGTTGCTTGAAATGTTTGAAGATGTCCGTGCCATCGTTTTCTGTGTTTCTCTTAGTGACTATGACCAGATGTGGCCTCAAAGCTCAGGTGAATTGTGCAACAAAATGATGGCAAGCAAAGACCTCTTTGAGAGTGTAGTGAACCACTCTTCTTTTAGGGAAACaccttttgttcttcttctgaACAAGTATGATGCCTTTGAAGAGAAGATCAGCAGGGTGCCTTTAACAGTTTGTGAGTGGTTTGCAGACTTCAGCCCTGTGAAGGCACGCGATACCAACCAATCTCTTGCTAACCATGCTTACTACTACATCGCAGTGAAGTTTAAGGATCTCTATGCCTCTATCAGCAATCGGAAACTGTTTGTCTTTCAGATGAAGGCACGTGAACGGGCCACTGTCCATGAGGGATTCAAGTACATTCAAGAGGTCCTGAAGTGGGATGATGTGAAGGATGAAAATGTTTATGGAATCCTAGATGAGTCATTTTACAGTACGGACATTAGCTCTTCTCCCTTCTTCAAATAG
- the LOC135629079 gene encoding receptor protein kinase TMK1-like translates to MCSSSPSSSSLRFSLLFSLPCAPRHLLLLLLLHPPPPPAHISFTCSLAVQAMVCCFLRHLLLMTLLLAVAGSDTDPGDLAAMQVIAAGLGANRSPSLAWSPSAEPCSAWAGVSCTGGRVTAIRAGNCSLSGSLPSAVRSLTALTRLELQQNSLSGPLPSLAGLAALQVLLLHGNRFSSLPADFFTGLTSLQSAFIDNNPLAPWSLPDSLRDAAALVNFSANFARVSGPLPAFLGTAFPALDHLGLAFNLLSGPVPVAFAAAPLRSLWLNNQQGAARFSGGISLVENMTALEELWLHSNDFSGPLPDFSQLTRLRDLQLRDNRLTGVVPKSLTQLPSLSKVTLTNNLLQGPVPVFPSSVKEVNVDPKGERFCLPNPGDCDPRVTVLLSVVKDFGYPARFAENWVGNEPCGWLGISCDDGGNITVINLQKMGLNGTISPDFGSIASLQRLLLSNNNLTGTIPASLASLPSLRQLDVSNNNLWGQIPSFSKNVLVNTAGNQNIGKDLTGYSNSNPNVLSDASSSHNGHPSSVPVAVIVVSVIAVVVGISLAVVLGFCYYKRKLQQRSRVQSPNTTVILPRHSRSDPDTTKITVAGLSIDDGMTLGNVHVVETGNMVISIQVLRNVTNNFSEENILGRGGFGTVYKGELHDGTKIAVKRMEAGVMGTKGLNEFKSEISVLTKVRHRNLVSLLGYCLDANERLLVYEYMPQGTLSRHLFEWKESGLKPLEWKKRLSIALDVARGVEYLHSLAQQSFIHRDLKPSNILLGDDMKAKVADFGLVRLAPDEKGCSVQTRVAGTFGYLAPEYAVTGRVTTKVDVFSFGVILMELITGRKALDESQPEENVHLVTWFWRMLLNKDAFHKAIDPTIDLDEDTSASISTVAELAGHCCAREPHQRPDMSHGVNVLSSLAELWKPSDPDSEESYGIDLDMTLPQALEKWQALEDRSHVDGATTSFLASLDNTRTSIPTGPPGFADAFTSADGR, encoded by the exons ATGTGCTCCtcgtcaccttcttcttcttctttgcgtttctctctcctcttctctcttcCATGTGCTCCtcgtcaccttcttcttcttcttcttcttcatcctcctcctcctcctgcacaCATTAGTTTCACCTGCTCGCTCGCTGTACAAGCCATGGTCTGCTGCTTCCTTCGCCACCTACTGCTGATGACTTTGCTTCTCGCCGTCGCCGGGTCCGACACCGACCCGGGAGACTTAGCCGCCATGCAGGTCATCGCCGCCGGCCTGGGAGCTAACCGCTCCCCCTCTCTAGCCTGGTCCCCCTCCGCCGAACCCTGTTCCGCCTGGGCCGGCGTCTCCTGCACCGGCGGCCGCGTCACGGCCATCCGGGCCGGCAACTGCAGCCTCTCCGGCTCCCTTCCCTCCGCCGTTCGCAGTCTCACCGCCCTCACCCGCCTCGAGCTCCAGCAGAACAGCCTCTCCGGACCCCTCCCCTCCCTTGCCGGCCTCGCCGCCCTCCAGGTCCTCCTCCTCCACGGCAACCGCTTCTCCTCCCTCCCGGCCGACTTCTTCACCGGCCTCACCTCACTCCAGTCCGCATTCATTGACAACAACCCCCTCGCCCCCTGGTCCCTTCCGGACTCCCTCCGCGACGCCGCCGCCCTCGTCAACTTCTCCGCCAACTTCGCACGCGTCTCCGGCCCCCTCCCCGCCTTCCTCGGCACCGCCTTTCCCGCCCTCGACCACCTCGGCCTCGCCTTCAACCTCCTCTCGGGCCCAGTCCCCGTCGCCTTTGCCGCTGCCCCGCTCCGCTCCCTCTGGCTCAACAACCAGCAGGGCGCCGCCCGCTTCTCCGGCGGCATCTCCTTAGTCGAGAACATGACCGCCCTTGAGGAGCTCTGGCTCCACTCTAACGACTTCTCCGGGCCGCTGCCGGACTTCTCCCAGCTCACCCGCCTGCGCGACCTCCAGCTCAGGGACAACCGCCTGACCGGCGTCGTCCCCAAGTCTTTGACCCAGCTCCCGTCGCTGAGCAAGGTCACCCTCACCAATAATCTGCTGCAGGGGCCCGTGCCCGTCTTCCCGAGCTCGGTGAAGGAAGTCAACGTAGACCCCAAAGGCGAGCGCTTTTGCCTTCCGAATCCCGGCGACTGCGATCCCCGCGTGACAGTCTTGCTATCTGTTGTGAAAGACTTCGGCTATCCTGCTAGGTTTGCCGAGAATTGGGTGGGTAATGAGCCCTGCGGGTGGTTGGGGATCAGCTGTGACGACGGTGGCAACATCACGGTGATCAACCTTCAGAAGATGGGTCTGAATGGGACGATATCACCGGACTTTGGATCGATTGCATCACTGCAGCGGCTGCTACTGTCGAACAACAATCTCACCGGGACAATTCCAGCTTCACTCGCAAGCTTACCATCTCTCAGGCAATTGGATGTGTCGAACAACAACTTATGGGGGCAAATTCCGAGCTTTAGCAAGAATGTATTGGTGAACACTGCAGGGAATCAGAACATTGGGAAGGATTTGACTGGTTATAGCAATTCAAATCCAAATGTGTTATCTGATGCAAGTAGCAGCCACAATGGCCATCCTTCCTCTGTTCCTGTGGCCGTTATTGTAGTTTCAGTGATTGCTGTGGTGGTCGGAATTAGCCTTGCTGTGGTGTTGGGTTTCTGCTACTACAAGAGAAAGCTGCAACAGCGCAGCAGAGTTCAGAGTCCAAACACGACCGTAATACTCCCACGGCATTCGCGATCCGACCCAGACACGACTAAGATCACGGTCGCAGGATTGAGCATTGATGATGGCATGACTTTGGGCAATGTCCATGTTGTGGAGACTGGGAACATGGTGATCTCGATTCAAGTCCTTAGGAATGTGACCAACAATTTCAGCGAGGAGAACATATTAGGTCGTGGTGGATTCGGAACAGTGTACAAGGGTGAGCTGCATGATGGCACCAAGATTGCAGTCAAGAGGATGGAGGCAGGTGTGATGGGGACAAAGGGCCTAAATGAGTTCAAATCAGAAATCTCAGTTCTCACAAAGGTCAGGCATCGGAATTTGGTGTCTCTGCTTGGGTACTGCTTGGATGCAAATGAGAGGCTTTTGGTCTATGAATACATGCCTCAAGGGACGCTAAGTCGCCATCTTTTCGAATGGAAGGAATCGGGGTTGAAGCCATTGGAATGGAAGAAGAGACTAAGTATCGCATTGGATGTGGCAAGGGGGGTGGAGTATTTACACAGTTTGGCACAACAGAGTTTTATCCACAGGGATCTGAAGCCTTCTAACATTCTTCTTGGGGATGATATGAAGGCTAAGGTTGCGGACTTTGGACTAGTTCGACTTGCGCCAGATGAGAAAGGCTGCTCTGTCCAGACGAGAGTCGCGGGGACATTCGGTTATCTTGCGCCGGAGTATGCAG TTACTGGGCGTGTGACCACAAAGGTTGATGTGTTTAGCTTTGGAGTGATACTGATGGAGCTGATCACTGGTAGAAAGGCGCTGGATGAGAGCCAACCCGAGGAGAATGTGCACTTGGTGACGTGGTTTTGGAGGATGCTGCTTAACAAGGATGCATTTCACAAGGCCATCGATCCCACCATCGACCTCGATGAGGATACCTCAGCTAGCATCAGCACTGTTGCGGAGCTCGCTGGCCACTGCTGTGCTCGAGAGCCTCACCAAAGGCCGGACATGAGTCACGGAGTCAATGTTCTCTCGTCACTCGCAGAGCTCTGGAAGCCTTCAGATCCAGACTCAGAGGAAAGCTATGGCATCGACCTCGACATGACACTTCCGCAAGCACTAGAGAAATGGCAGGCATTGGAGGACCGCAGCCATGTGGATGGAGCCACGACCTCATTCCTCGCTAGCTTGGACAACACCCGCACCAGCATTCCGACAGGGCCACCAGGCTTTGCGGATGCTTTCACTTCGGCTGATGGAAGATGA
- the LOC135629099 gene encoding protein RGF1 INDUCIBLE TRANSCRIPTION FACTOR 1-like isoform X2: MGCAANQTSEAEDEGRRRRGQNQRPAWLEQLLSTDFFGPCEAHKDIKKSEINIYCVDCRCSMCANCLSLPSSPHRRHRRLQIRRYVYQDVVRVLDIHKLLDCSKVQSYTVNSAKVLFLHPRNQSKSSKPNPGSPLCNMCSRSVAEPNRYCSVACKVFDDSKDASTAPVDESDRSEPCLPHLTSDFEDEPDAEASDASQDGSPDSPRPGWRTRVRKGVPQSNFTVSECLCNYTMSLKKVHTHK; encoded by the exons ATG GGTTGCGCGGCGAACCAGACGAGCGAAGCCGAGGACGAGGGGAGGAGGCGGAGAGGGCAAAACCAGAGGCCGGCATGGCTGGAGCAGCTCTTGAGCACCGACTTCTTCGGGCCGTGCGAGGCCCACAAGGACATAAAGAAGAGCGAGATCAACATCTACTGCGTCGACTGCCGCTGCAGCATGTGCGCCAACTGCCTCTCCCTGCCGTCCTCCCCtcaccgccgccaccgccgcctccaGATCCGCCGCTACGTCTACCAGGACGTCGTCCGCGTCCTTGACATCCATAAACTTCTCGATTGCTCCAAAGTCCAG TCTTATACGGTGAACAGTGCCAAGGTGTTATTCCTCCACCCCCGGAATCAATCGAAGTCGTCCAAACCCAACCCCGGCAGCCCTCTTTGCAACATGTGCAGTCGCTCCGTTGCCGAGCCCAATCGCTACTGCTCCGTTGCCTGTAAG GTGTTCGACGATTCCAAGGACGCATCCACCGCCCCCGTTGATGAGTCCGACCGATCAGAGCCGTGCTTACCGCATCTGACGTCTGACTTCGAGGACGAGCCCGATGCTGAAGCGTCCGACGCGAGCCAGGATGGGAGTCCCGACTCGCCTCGCCCCGGTTGGAGGACACGTGTCAGGAAAGGAGTTCCCCAAAG CAATTTTACGGTATCTGAATGTCTCTGCAATTACACGATGTCGCTTAAGAAAGTCCACACACACAAATGA
- the LOC135629099 gene encoding protein RGF1 INDUCIBLE TRANSCRIPTION FACTOR 1-like isoform X1, with protein sequence MRSRFLDLDNKGCAANQTSEAEDEGRRRRGQNQRPAWLEQLLSTDFFGPCEAHKDIKKSEINIYCVDCRCSMCANCLSLPSSPHRRHRRLQIRRYVYQDVVRVLDIHKLLDCSKVQSYTVNSAKVLFLHPRNQSKSSKPNPGSPLCNMCSRSVAEPNRYCSVACKVFDDSKDASTAPVDESDRSEPCLPHLTSDFEDEPDAEASDASQDGSPDSPRPGWRTRVRKGVPQSNFTVSECLCNYTMSLKKVHTHK encoded by the exons ATG AGGTCTCGGTTTCTGGATCTCGACAACAAGGGTTGCGCGGCGAACCAGACGAGCGAAGCCGAGGACGAGGGGAGGAGGCGGAGAGGGCAAAACCAGAGGCCGGCATGGCTGGAGCAGCTCTTGAGCACCGACTTCTTCGGGCCGTGCGAGGCCCACAAGGACATAAAGAAGAGCGAGATCAACATCTACTGCGTCGACTGCCGCTGCAGCATGTGCGCCAACTGCCTCTCCCTGCCGTCCTCCCCtcaccgccgccaccgccgcctccaGATCCGCCGCTACGTCTACCAGGACGTCGTCCGCGTCCTTGACATCCATAAACTTCTCGATTGCTCCAAAGTCCAG TCTTATACGGTGAACAGTGCCAAGGTGTTATTCCTCCACCCCCGGAATCAATCGAAGTCGTCCAAACCCAACCCCGGCAGCCCTCTTTGCAACATGTGCAGTCGCTCCGTTGCCGAGCCCAATCGCTACTGCTCCGTTGCCTGTAAG GTGTTCGACGATTCCAAGGACGCATCCACCGCCCCCGTTGATGAGTCCGACCGATCAGAGCCGTGCTTACCGCATCTGACGTCTGACTTCGAGGACGAGCCCGATGCTGAAGCGTCCGACGCGAGCCAGGATGGGAGTCCCGACTCGCCTCGCCCCGGTTGGAGGACACGTGTCAGGAAAGGAGTTCCCCAAAG CAATTTTACGGTATCTGAATGTCTCTGCAATTACACGATGTCGCTTAAGAAAGTCCACACACACAAATGA